The stretch of DNA tatttttcataaaatttcataagcatcaatcaatcatcatataacacacagatcaacatgaaaccatccaaataaacacatatcatcgttttaattcatatttcatgaaagtaaatcattaccatggctctgaggccagttgttggaaatattttaccaggatctagatttactaccatgtatgtttcattaatatcctaatatgaattctaaaacaatgaaataaacacataagggtttaagaaaaccttacattggttgtagtggaatataatgactccttccattcagatctctagcccttgattcctttctgtagtagagcatcaccaagatctgaacatggatctctttctctacttccttgatgctgattctccttcttgttgattagattcttcacaatcttccacactatgattgagataccacttgatgtgtgtgggcactcgctcattcactcaaggttcaaaagtttagagaagaaaagagaagaagagggtggcGACTATggtatagaataggaggctcaattttcatctgacaaagttaagtgtgaatgagagccatcactatctatttataggtaaccacctaggtttcagattagaattatttggaattaaaataatgaaaaaataaatgataaatacactagtggccggcctgggctttggatattgggcctcacttatgcaattttgctgttttatcatttctgcatctcattttctcaaaaataccaattttcaaattcaaccttttaaatgccaattctaattatttaataactaaaaatattattaaataatattgtcatttaatatctttattaattagacatataaagtctcttaattaacaaataaaacctagaatatcttttcttacaattttgcccttgcttagtgaaaattcataaagtagacatagtctaactttagaattataatttattaattaaaattaattaactgagtcttacaagcagtatggtctcaactagtatggggatcatgggcctatataaccgagcttccaataagctgaaccgaatttaccaagtaaattccctaacttattaattccttattgaatccactctagaacttggaattgcactctcaattatatagaacactctatatgttccacgatatagatacgctattaattatccattgttataatcctaatttgatcaatgaccctctaatagatgatctacattgaatagggactaaattaccgttacaccttcaatgtattttatccttaaaacacttggctccgtataaatgatatttcagcgaagtgaaatgagatctcaaccatttatcccTGTTtagtcaagctcaaaggatatcatcgtttcacttctaaattcccatagaagttatagattctatatttatgttagcgctcccactcaattatactatcatgttcccaaaatgtacgtatcaccctgacccaaaagtaggcttaactaacaaatcaaagaacatgtataatactattGAGATTGAACcaaaccatatcaggattaagatcatttgatctaggatcaacaggtgatattgaattgaatagatattacaataaattttaacatatctgatcaaagttcaatatcggtcccttccaatgtatactccatacatctgatgctggtaaactttgccaatgccctggaaaggacataccacttatccaaggtgtaagaatacatatcgctgattatcatgtagtctaaatccagtgaactgacaaatcagggaataaactttcgaacatataatcaagattatattctactgtgctgacaacactataatgattaacaaattcataagttctggacttaaatagaatttatacattatatctataatcatgaaataaatcatgtgaaccatgcaacataaaatgttatttctgatctttattaataagtaaatctgattatattgaaatgtgttttatttagggcacaaaacccaacaactcaGGCCTTTGTGGAAGAGTGTGATGAACACAATCGAAGGAGgagaagatccaggtttagatcttgataatactcttcTACAAAcatgaatcaagggttagagatctgaatgaaatgagtcatattattctgttgccatcactgtaaggatttcttatgtgtatatttatcatttttaggaatttcatatttaggatgttagattatagaattataatcaacatacatgttagtaaatctagatcgtagtaaaataatttccaacacttaccCGAAGTGGGTCCCACAAACACGACTCAAGCTCCGAAAATTGGCGACCGACCTTAGCAGTCAATTTCACCGTTGGATCATCATCTACGGTCAAAAATagcctaaatatatttttctatatttttttggaatagcttattattattttaataagacCTCATTCCCTATAAAAAGAGAGCTCTAGTAGCTCATTTCTCATGTTCAGAAAAGTACTCATAAGGTCAGAGCATGCATCTCtagtttctctctctagaaattagAGTATCCAGACTTACCTATTTTTCTGTAATCCTTCTCGTGAGAAATAAAACTCGAAGTACATGTATCTACATTACTGTCGTGATACAGGGAGTGAACTTGTGTCTCTCTTATTTATACTTAACTCTATATATTCTCGCCAATCCAGCTAGCGGGTGTGTCTAGATGTCTGCATCAACAAAGATACTATCGTTCTAAATCTAGCATCCAAAATAATCAAAGCATATTCAAATCTCACTTCTTAGAATTTTGATTCGAAATCATAGATTATAATTATCGATGGCcaataaattatttcaaaaattaaatagaCTACATGGAATTGAAATAAAACGATGAAGAAATTGGAAACTATATTAATCCGTAAAAGAATTCAAGAGATTCACATAACAACCCTAAAAAGAGATTTAGTCCATAATTTTGATCAACAATCTTCTTATACTCTCTTAACTTCTTTTGTTAGTCCTCTTCTCCTTTCCTGGCTACCTTCACCTTGGCATCTCTCTTATTGACTACCTTCGACACCTCAATAGTTAGCGCTTCACGCGTTGATGATAATATGTAGCAACAAGAATGGCATGCATGGGAAAGTGATGGTTAGACAAAGGACAAGTCAAAGTGAGAAAACAAAGACTTAGTTTATTTTGGTGGtatttggtaatatttttatttttaaaatttttaaatcacAAAAGTGAAAGTAGaacttttgtttttcattttttgtattagaaaaacaaaaatgtattttgtaatTACTTTTGCTTTCTaattttcaaaacaaaaaataaaagcatgtcctgtaaattttattttctatttgtgTTTTTGTTTAAGTCAAAGTACGGTTCGGGTCCGGATCCTAGTTTTGGTTAGGGTCTGGGTCTAAGTTCAAGTCCCAGTCCAGATATAGGGCTAGGGTTTGAGGTCCGGGTCTAAGTTGAGGTtcaggtctgagtttgggtttggggtcTTGTGTTCAAGCCTGAATTTAGGTTTTTGTCAGAGTTCgagtctaaaatattaaatataaataaactataattaaaaaaatatatgtaaaatttgtttgaaagtgattttttttttaaaaaaaaaaattagaaattttgattcttattttaaaattataatgtaAAAACAACTTTACCGAATATGTTCTGaaaatatcttacttttttaattaaaaaaaataaaaaattgattaaaaattaTTAGGGAAGGCACCCTTATAGGGCTGAACATCGGGCGGGTTTATCGGGtttcgggttggcgggtttcgggttcacgggtttcgggttcgaaaaattgaaaccgaacccggacccgaatagggcacgggttggcgggttggcgggttggcgggtcacgggttggcgggtttcggtTGGTTGGGTttagcgggttggcgggttgacccggtcaactcagtcaactcggtcaactctttaaaaaaattaattttttattgaaataattatttttttttattatttttttatttattaaattaagcatatataatataacaatttgttcatagtatttactattgaagaaaaaatgcattaatcaatccaaccaacaaacaaacaacttatttatcaaagattcaaatcaaacttcatattcatgttcatgaatcatgataaaagtgaaaactaaaatatttcaaaatacatccatatccaatatccatagtccataaaaatctaaaatccatattatatatataaaaatagtaataaaaaaaatatatataaaatatatttataaaccgggttggcgggcgggttcgcgggttcaacccgaaacccggtacccctaaaatctcaacccgccaacccacccgaagggtaccgggttgaacccaacccgcccgaaactttttttaaaaaaaaaatttgcggGTTCACCAGTTCGGATTCGGGCGGGTtgctcgggttcgggtcaaaccCACTCAAAATGTTCAGCCCTCTTAAAAATTATTGAATATGATAGTCAAGTCAATACTCTATTAACAATAACACTATCGAGCAAAATGGACCAATAATATATTTGTTTAGTAATATTGTTGATTTATGACTTTTATATTATACCaatgtgattatttattttgtccTTAAGATATACCAATGTGATTTAGTCAACATTATGCAACTGCAATGTGTGACTTCACAACCTTGACCCATATATAATATAGGTTAACAAAAACTTTAATTTCGATGTTCAATATAATGGATTATATTAAACTTTTAAACAAAATCATATGCAACTGCAATAAACtctaaaaatatgtatattatatacaaaaaaaaaatcataaattatttaatcaaataatatGAGCCTGATTTTGTGCATGTAGTAATATTTATGTCCAAATTTTTGCgttcacaaaaataaaatatttatatctaaatttaataaaagttataatttaaaagatatgagttaaaaaaatatattttagatttttttttttagattttttttttttaattcacaCTAAGCAtaatgtttatttcattattaaaacTCTATGATGAGATATGGCTTGCtaaaatattttagattttatcattattatttatttattaaaaaaaataaacatgatcatAAAGCTTAAATTTGTTTGTTCATTCAATTTAATccgtattatattttttttttatagtgcaTCAGATAGTGggaatttcatattttggatccaatccaatctacatCATAGTTAAAATTTAATCCAACTCAATTTGCAAAAGTACGGATAAGATCgcttattttgaattaattactttttaatattaaattagtgtttatcaaaaactattttttttccctcaaaaaaaaaaactatttttttttcacattactaataacaaaataaaataaattattattattttatgtctcgaataacaaattaaaataaataaaattaaaaaaaaaataaattcatagaaagaaaaaaattatatgtagaacgaaatgtttaatttttgttaaaattgtatgttcaaaaaataagggattttttcatttttacacttcaaaacagttttttttttttttttaaaaacatttttacggaattctacatagaaatctTTATTGCAAGTAGCGCTGCAACcttaattgcaacaaaaaatcgtatagaaactcctattgcaactagcgctgcaactactTTAAACACCCAAatcataaatttgaattttttttttagaaaaacactatatggggtaattcccccaaaaataaattatatatagagtaaatattaaaactattatttttagagatttttttttaaaaaaacatttttttttaagagataTTAAAACTTGACACttacatacataaataaaaattgataaacccaaaaaatctcattatttttttaacaataaaaaatatctagCTGCTGACGGTTGACGCTGCGGTCACGCCGGGTAGGGGGTTCGTTGGGTTTGGTGGGATTATTCGTGGGGGTGGGGTTGTAGTGTGGGTGGCCTGGGCAGTGGGTGgtgttggggatttttcaggttgtggtggcggagctccttgCTATGCGTACGGATTTGTTGTGGGCTGCCAGATTGGGGTTGAAGTTGGTGCGGGTTGAGATGGATTCCTCTGTTGTTAGCTCTTGGATAAATTATCCTGATTCTATTATTATGTTTAAACCAATTGTTGAGGAGATTAATTATCTTTTAGCTGTTGTTGGTGGTGGTTCTTGTTGTGCCATTTCGCGTGTTACGAATGGTGTGGTCCATGCACTAGCAAAATCTGTTACTAGTTCGTTAGGAGTTCATTCGTAGACTGATGTTTGTTCTAGATTTATTAATGCTCATGTAACAactgattttatttaatttaatacatgcttttcttaaaaaaaaattaaataaaaatatctcaaTGGGTATATTAATTGTCTCTTAAATAATTAGGATTTCATTTgttcaaactaaaaaaaaaattaggattttcattaaaagaggATCCGATTAGGaccacttaattaaataatattaggcACATATTTAAtagttacattaaaatattaatatataattataatattactcGATTCAACAATGGCGGAGATCACATGCGACAATGACCCTCCTTCTAAATACCACTGCCAAGCTCTACATTGCCCCCAGAACTCTTCCCTTTACCTCTTCCTCTACCTTTGCTCGTAGCCCTTTTCTCCGAATCCCCTCCCTTCTTAAGCCCTTGTCTCCTCTCACCGCTAGGGTCTCTCTTTCTTCCACCATGGGAGACTCTGCCGACGCTGGAATGGACGCTGTCCAGAGACGCCTTATGTTTGATGATGAGTGCGTTTCTGTTTATCTGATAACCCTTCTTCCATTTCTTCTTTGTTACTCTTCTGATATGCTTTGTTTGGTTGCTTAGATTTTGAAtaggaaatatatatatattcaaatgttgattttgtttttcttgattttttggGTTGCTTATTTCATGGGTTGGTTTGTATTTTGTTCTTTATTGTTATATTTCAACCATTATACTTTGTTTGTTGATGTTCTCCCTCTTTTTGATTCTTTAAGGAAacgaaatatatatgtatatatatattatatgtgtgTATTGTTGAAGGAGCAtaacttttttttcttcctaaaTCTTGCGTAATtagcatgatttatttcatgttttGTTTGCTTAATTTTGTCTTTGGTTCTATTAACAGCGCCCCTTCAATACCTTTTCATTTCAACCAAATGAACTGAACTATTGGTGTTGTTGGAAAGCATGAAGATATTGACTTCAAATCTTATATCGACGGATATGTATTATGCTTGATTTGTTTTTGAACACAACAAAGTGAATTATTGGCTTTGTTTTCCCTTCTCTTGCTCTGTTTGCTAGTTCAAAGGTTGATAAAATTAAACCTCGGATTTCATttctttgttgtttgttttttttgtaaGAAATGAATGTTCAGCGGCTGAGGTGAGACTTAAATAGATTATTAACTATTATCAAATGagttgagatattttttgagCCAAATATTTGGTTCTATAATTGGAAAACATTGAAAATCCAAATGCAAATTTGGGTTTTAGATCTACATATTTATCGTTTGGGCTGTTTATCTAGATTTTTCGCTTGTCTGGAGTTGATTAGGTTTCTTTGTGTGAACTTTCTGCAGATGCATTCTAGTGGATGAGAATGACCGAGTTGTTGGTCATGATACAAAATATAACTGTAAGTAAAATTTGATCTGCACAACACTTCCTTTTGGGTATTATTTCACGGTTTTATGGCACTTTGCATACTCCAAGTCTTTCTATCCTTCCTAAATCAGTAAATCTTATACACTCTTTTGATTTTGGATACCTTTATGTTATGGAAATCAACTGTTTATTCATGTTTTGGGCATTCTACATTTTTCCCCCCTCTCTCTCTGACaccatatattttattaatagatCATGTTGATTCTGTTGGATCAGCTAGACCTCCGTGGTTTGCTAAAGCTTTTGTATCTTGTAGGTCACTTGATGGAAAAGATTGAAAAGGATAATTTGCTACACAGGGCTTTCAGTGTGTTCTTGTTCAACTCAAAATATGAGTTGCTTCTTCAGGTATTGATTGCAATATTTGAGGATCATCAAACTGTAGGCTTTTCTATTTAAGTATCCAAACGTTAGATCTTGCGGGAGCAAAGCAAACTACAGACCTGACTTTTCGAACTACCCTCCTAGGTGCTTATACAGCAAATATAAGTGTCAATTGAAGAACAGAGTCAAGATCCGGCCTATATTACCTATGCAGCCTTTATATCCTATGAGGAGGGCATAAATTGAATAAGTGTGTCATAGTTCTATTTTTCTGTATGCAgggttgtttttcttttttatcggCCATAATTTGCTTAAGCACATTAGTCTCTGTTTGTCCTTTTAATCAACATATACATCATGACCAAGTCTACATCTTttcttgttttctatgtttctTCTCTTTCACTAAAACTCGTTGTGTGTTTCTAGTTATATTGAAGCCCAGTTTGTTTCTGTTATGCACATCTATTCGATAACATAAGTGTCAAGAGATGATATTCTATCTGTTCATCTGTACAGCAACGTTCTGCAACAAAGGTAACATTCCCTCTTGTGTGGACAAACACCTGTTGTAGCCACCCGCTCTACCGTGAATCTGAGCTTATCGATGAGGAGTCCCTTGGTAATATATTTCTGCAgaatatatatttgattatCCAATGAAAGCTTACCTCTTCAAAATctcattatattttttaattaccaGGAGCAAGGAATGCAGCACAGAGAAAGCTTTTAGATGAGCTGGGTATTCCTGCTGAAGATGTGCCAGTTGATCAATTTACCCCACTAGGCAGGATGCTGTACAAAGCTCCTTCTGATGGCAAATGGGGCGAGCATGAACGTAATAATTCTTACTTTATTATACATCATatgcaaaataaataaataaataaatagcatCCAGATATTTGTGAGCTTTTGGCACCAGGTTGAAATTTGTTAAGTTTAAGAGAGTGATTAAGGGAGCGCTGTTTTTTTGACTTGTCATGCTAACTTCTTGGTTATTATTCCATTGTTTGGCAGTTGATTACCTGCTCTTCATCGTCCGGGATGTTAGTGTCAATCCAAACCCAGATGAAGTAGCTGATATCAAGTATGTAAACCGGGACGAGTTGAAAGAGTTGTTGAGGAAAGCAGATGCTGGGGAAGGAGGCTTGAAGCTATCCCCTTGGTTCAGACTGGTTGTGGATAATTTCTTGTTCAAGTGGTGGGACCATGTTGAGAAAGGCACACTTAAGGAAGTTGCTGATATGAAAACCATTCACAAGTTGACTTAATAGCCTTAGTAGTCATTTAGTGGCGCAATTGTCTTTCTATCCAATAAAGTTTGAACAATGAAACATCTACTCAGATTTAAATAAGTAGGCCTTGAATTGAAACCCTCTAGTTATTTGCTTTAGTGTCtgtttgttttctattttcccaaaaaagaaaaaaacatgtCAACCAATGTTTTAAAGTTTTGAGTAACATTCCAAAACATACATGGGATGTGTGTTTTTTTATGTAGTACTAAAGTTTCTACACAATGAAGAATTGAGTCTTGGTTATGCTAAATTTGGAGAATGAACTTTCTGTTATGTCGTTTTACTCAGCTGAAGATAGTATTAGAAGCACTTTAATTTTCTCAACACTCTGAAAGTATAGATCAAATTGAGAAAAGTCAATAGAGTAGGAGGCTGCCTGTGTTGCTCTCTGACATCAGTTAGTGACAAGAGCATTGTGTCGTGTGAAATGAGTGATGACACTTGCCGCCACACATTTGATGCCATATTAAAAGCCATCATCCTCTGatgaagatctccacaaatcaATAAAACAAAAGTTGCCCATCTCAATAATTTGATTTAACTTTTCTCAACCCTACTCTCATTCCAACCCTTGTGTAATACAGACGCCCCAAAATCATAATTTCATCATCATGACTTGGATTTAGCATAATGCTTAATGTTAACAAAGTTGCTAATAATAATGTAAAACACTCGAcactttaattaaaaaaaaaatggtaaagcACTCAAGAACCAATTTTTCAGagtaacaaaaattttaaatatttgattgAAATAGACtcgttcataaaaaaaataaaataaataaataaaacaattgTTTGCACATTTTTTTGCATAGTCCCATCCCATCTTTATCTTTTCAAGGTTAAATCTTTCTATATATCTATCCAATACCCATAGACATAGaagctttgttttctttttatttgaacaAAGAATTAGAAATTTTATTCAAACAACCACTAAATTACtcataattatgaaaaaaattatttttagttacaacaaaacttgtaagtaaaattaaaaaaattataactaattataaataattatttatattatgattaaaaaatccatgactaaaagtattaatcacaaaaataacaatttattgcgattaaatatatttttatctacaataattattgtaattaaaattatattaatgataaattatatctaaatattatattttaatcacaaataattttttaatgtgtctaaaaatcacaaaaaatttatgttcgAACTaccaaaagtaatttttttttttttatgtagtttaaacACGGCAAAACCCATCCAACATCATTCACGGTTGATCTTGAGGATTATATCCCTTTCTCTAGCATTAAGATTATTCACATAGAAGCTTTGTTTCCTTTTCTTATTATAATgcataattaaaaagaaaagttgttaaCCATGTGAAAAgcataattaaaagaaaaaagaaaatcatggtttttatttttttcattaaaagaaaaagtaaaagaaattaGAATCTTAGAGGGTGATGGAAATGGTATTACACGCGCTTTACAGCTAGCTAGTAACGCAAACACTCACAGATCCTCTCATTCTCGATCGAGTATTTAATTATCGCAGGTTTCACAAACAGCTCAACGAGATTTCGTCCTAAGGCTGTGCATATTCTTGAATCGTGGAGCTCAACGGTGGCCGAGGTTGATCGCAGGTGAAATACTTTAAGCTGTCGGATCATCACTTCTCACCctttagttttttgtttttctttcttgaTTTTCATTAACTGCATGTTTATGTTTGTTTCCCGAGAAAACTGAAAGTGAAAATATCTCACTCTTTGTTTTTCATTCTGTGAAGTTCATCTATTTCTACTTCTCTTAAAAGTTTCGAGGCATCAAACGAACCCAATtacctttctttttctttggctTAGATATCttcttgttatttttgaaaaagttttagatttttttccccactaatttgtataattataGGAATACCCTTTAATTCTTTtactgttttagtttttttttttccctaggAAAAACTGTTTTAGTTATGATATGCCTAATCTCTGCTAAGTGTTAGTGAAAAGTCTTCGGATCTATACACTCATACTACCAAAGTTGTGAAAGTGGTTTTTCCTTTATAGCTGCCATGATATATAGGAGATatatttttctttccttttttatttttcaaatttcatctTTTAGGTAGGAAGATAACACAAGGCAAatgtattttctcttcttggagTTATGCTGATTTTGTGGAATTCTATTTTTCATTTATGGGCCCAGATTCCTGTACTAGCATGTGTGTAAATTGTGATCTTTAGGTGTGAGATCTGTCTAATCCCTACATGATTTTGTTATAGATAGAAAACATGGTGATCCTTTTGATTGAAACATGACACAGCCTTTTTCACCAGATGAAGACATAATTAGTTGTGTGAATTTTCTTTTCGATCATTAAATATCTCTAATCAATATGTTATATAACAATTACTGTGATAGGTGATTTAAAATTGGCTTGTAGTGTAATTAATACATCTAACGTTTGTCCTATGATTTTATCATGAAAATAGATAGATGGCCTTGGTTACAACTGCTGAAGTTTGTGATGCAAACTCGCAACTAATTGCGAGTGGCGACCTCCGTGCGCTGCAGCCAATTTTTCAGATTTATGGCCGGCGACAGGTCTTTTCTGGACAAATTGTGACCATTAAGGTGTTCGAAGACAATGTTTATATTCGTGAGTTGCTTGAGGAAAAAGGCAATGGCAGAGTCCTTGTTGTTGATGGTGGTGGAAGCTTGCGGTGTGCAATATTGGGTGGCAATCCTGTAGTTCAAGCTCAGAACAATGGATGGGCGGGGATTGTAGTAAATGGCTGTATAAGAGACGTTGATGAAATCAACGGATGTGATATTGGGGTCAGAGCACTAGCGTCTCATCCAATGAAAGCTAACAAGAAAAGGACTGGAGAGAAACATGTTCCGATAACCATTGCTGGGACGAGGATCCGCGATGGGGAATGGCTGTATGCAGACACTGATGGAATTTTGGTTGCTCCTAATGAATTATCTGTCTAAATTATTGAAATAGATGAGTTTTTCAAACATCATAATGTTGCAAATTTGTTTTCAAGTAATGCTTTCTTGGCCTACTTCATGTTCACGGGTTCTTAGATCAA from Cannabis sativa cultivar Pink pepper isolate KNU-18-1 chromosome 2, ASM2916894v1, whole genome shotgun sequence encodes:
- the LOC115720627 gene encoding putative 4-hydroxy-4-methyl-2-oxoglutarate aldolase 2, with the translated sequence MALVTTAEVCDANSQLIASGDLRALQPIFQIYGRRQVFSGQIVTIKVFEDNVYIRELLEEKGNGRVLVVDGGGSLRCAILGGNPVVQAQNNGWAGIVVNGCIRDVDEINGCDIGVRALASHPMKANKKRTGEKHVPITIAGTRIRDGEWLYADTDGILVAPNELSV
- the LOC133034960 gene encoding isopentenyl-diphosphate Delta-isomerase I is translated as MTLLLNTTAKLYIAPRTLPFTSSSTFARSPFLRIPSLLKPLSPLTARVSLSSTMGDSADAGMDAVQRRLMFDDECILVDENDRVVGHDTKYNCHLMEKIEKDNLLHRAFSVFLFNSKYELLLQQRSATKVTFPLVWTNTCCSHPLYRESELIDEESLGARNAAQRKLLDELGIPAEDVPVDQFTPLGRMLYKAPSDGKWGEHELDYLLFIVRDVSVNPNPDEVADIKYVNRDELKELLRKADAGEGGLKLSPWFRLVVDNFLFKWWDHVEKGTLKEVADMKTIHKLT